The genome window TTGTCTTATAATCCCCAATATGCAAAGTACGCTGTTTTATACGCTCATTAGATATATGACCAGTGCATACAGTAAACCCAGATATTATTTGATATGTTTATCTTTGCAGTGATTTGTtatcacacattttcattcagtaAAGAAAAATGTAACACATACTTTAGAAAAAATGTTGGTAATTTCAGTGGACTTTAATATATGGAACAGGTCAGTAATGATAACCAGAGAGATTGATTCTTTGCAGAATTTGTGGGAAGGAAGcaatgtcttttttgttttcttggaaGATGTACTGATTAAATTGTATAGTATCCTTGATGAATCCATCCTGTGCAGAgtcacaaaataaatgttttttcaaaggtactgtaaaagtggaaattttcgcggtgttgaaattttcgcgcatttcgcgcaaccagaaactagcgcgaaaataaaaacacacgaatatttttgcttgccatacgttcctgtgcgtgatgtcttgattccgcggaattaaaaacacgcgaaactcttctgacccggcctagcgcgaaaaattagtcgcgcgaaaatatccacttttacagtatactctATTTGTGATATATCATGCATGAAGACAAGCATACAGAACAATGCCAGAGACTGATTGACTGCTTTGTGAGATGATGAATATATGTTGACATAAGCTGAAATACTTCGGAAGGAAgcaaactgaactgaacaaaatAGTTTGGGTTTTAAAATGGTTTTTATTCACTTCTTAGTTCCTTTTTGAGTACAGATAGTAGtcaattgtacaatgtactttggaACTGAAATGCTTTGTGCTGTCTCTGTGGCTATAAAGAGTCATAAAACTCTGAAGGTATTTACTGGTAAACACTGTAGATGTGACTGACCTACAGTATACACATGCTAACttctcttttgtgtgtgtgtgtccacagGATGATGAGCTAGCCGAAGATGTTAGGAGGACTCTTTATATACAATCACAAGGGGGAGGTCCTCATATCACGAGTATTTCGAGATGACATAGGGTGAGTGCCGAGTAATACAATTGTATCCATGATGTTTTTCTAAGTAGAGAGTCCAGTGAGGTCGTATTTGAGGCTACCTTTCTTTTGACTTGCAGAATTGAAATTATGACAAggtacaagtacaatgtattcagACAGGTATTTTTGTTGATTTCCGGGAGGTACTGTAAGCTTCACATTTTGAAATTGCCTTGGACTTAAATGATGCAGCAAGGGTTCAAATCATATTCAGATTCTTCCATAAATGCAGAGATGCCAATGGTTACCTTTTTTCAACAgtgttttgtgctttttttgggggggggggggtgggggaccAAAAATACCGCagatttcatggaaaatactgttttttccTAATTGTATCACTACTCATACAATGtctattgcaggaaaggtaCTGTTTGGCCACCTTTAGTAGTACATCTTTTTAGCCTTCAGAATACTGCAGTGCTGTTTAAACACGGTTAATTTTCCTGtttatagtacatgtagtacaccTGTACCTTGCACCATGTTTGTAGCGAGCTTATTGATGTTGATTTGTATGCGGTTTGTCTTTGCTTGCAGACGTAATGCCGTGGATGCGTTCCGAGTGAACGTCATCCACGCGCGCCAGCAGGTGCGCTCCCCGGTCACCAACATGGCCCGCACCAGCTTTTTCCACATCAAGCGGGGCAACGTCTGGGTCGCCGCGGTGACAAAGCAGAACGTCAACGCCCCCATGGTCTTTGAGTTCCTGGCCAAGCTGATGGAGGTCATGACCTCGTACTTTGGCAAGGTCACGGAGGACAACATCAAGAACAACTTTGTGCTCATCTATGAGCTACTGGATGGTGAGATTAGGCAACAAGTCCTTCcccttaaaggaaaccaaaacccataAATGTAAATggggattgagtgaaagcagctatattagtagaacacatcagtgaaagtttgaggaaaatcggacaatccattaaaAAGTTAAGAAATGTTTAAATTTTTGGCAATGCCATCTCCTGGCATAGAAGACGTCATGTATGAacaacaatttaaagaaaatgtaaggagaattacatgaaaattcattttcatgaaaattacacattccatttTATGTTAAGTGAAATAtcattcccctgctttctgaaagaggttagtCAAGTGTtttcattacgctagaaaaCTGAAagcatgttaaagggatgggacagtattagtggagatgagaattgggcttttaactttctgcgagataccaagaaaacacttatgatgtagtacagagcataccattttaagaggagttcaaagtttatttgatgaaaatcgagtttggaatgactgaaacatccaaaaacaaagtaaaacaaagtgatcgtaataaaatgtggaatcgctttcttttggatatctcggccatttcaaaaccaattttcatcaaataaatgttgaattccttatagaattacatgctctttcatatttcttaaaagacttctcattatctcacacaaaaaaaaaaaaaaatgttagaaacctgaaattaggtctcaaccatttttcattatattgttgtccacacatgatgtcatacgCTGAAGTAGTCTCTTTATTAGtgatttcaacaccaaaactgtacaaatttataacttttgcttgtaatgttgctgctttcactatccacatttctctttgggttttggtttccttaaaTTCTTTAGAACAATAAGGTATCTGTGTACAAGTGTGTACCGGTAATACAATGACACGCAATCATACTGCACATGCTACTTTCCAAACTGTGACAGCAGAAGACGTCTGTAGCAGTGGCTTACTATCAGAATTTCATAGTCGTTGCAACATCTCTGTGCAACCTGACATTGCATCTTGCACgtaaatgaaatttgacatgacaAGCGTCTCACACTTGTTCACAGTGACTGTAGGTTGCCAAGAAAGCACACGAAACGAGCAAAGTCACAACTTACTCATCATTAAACAAGCATTTTTACATTCCTATAAACATTTAAACTCTGTTAAAACCCAGGCTTACCTCTGGTATAACGAACTTGTGATATCATTAATGCTATGAGTTACTTGCAAAATTATGGTGTCAATGAGGGCTATGCATGTAAGAATTTCAGACACAGTGAAATACAGTAGCGCGTAGAACCAATATGTGTTATCAGAAATGTGCTTACATGCTCACGAGAAACTATCGCTATGTCACTTTGTTCTGTGAAATGTCATCCTGCTGAAAacaattactgattttaaactCCCCTATGACTTGTAGAATATTGCTTGTGATTTTGTCTGACCTtctaaagaaagaaagcaaatgaAGTTAACATTCTCTGATATTTTTCCTGTCAGAAATCCTGGATTATGGATACCCACAGAACACAGATACAGGCATCCTGAAGACCTTCATCACACAACAAGGTGTCAAATCCTCGGTGAGTTTAGGTACCCAGAGGGGTCAAGACACTTGTTTTCTTCACTAGCCAAAGGAATCTAGCCATCCGTATTGTCTGGAGATGGTCAGTTTTTTAGGTACAATTGCCACTGCTAAATTGAGACTCACTAGGGAATATTAGACCTTTGTCCTTACTTGGCAAGTGTCCAAATTAAAAGCAGCTGCACATTTAAACTTCTGCATATTTTACAAAGCTCAATGCATGAACCTACATGTGATACAGTAGCTTGCtcaaactttaatatcatttcaCAAGTTCATGCTACTTTAATATTAGGTACCTGTATACATTGTCAAAGACAAACATTTTATAACCAAATTTGACAGCAAAGGCTGTTTTGATTTTAATGTATATACTTGTAGCAGggatttacatgtatatgtgcaaatgcaaagaaattatttatgtaaataaagagaaactgttttgttttgatatgtaATGAGAAATATGTCCCTTTTAACTGATTAGTAACCTGCCTCAGAAATATTGATTTTGCACTGTTCGGGCAGTAATTAACTGTTACCTGCATCCTAGTCATGTATAGCTGTACTGgcacaaataaattcaattttaTAGCACTTTTAATAACATTTGTATCAACACTTTTATACATATCTGAAATGGCCAGGATATGCAAGCCAACAGcagatctgaaaaaaaaaatactaatatcAGTTTCATGCACAGTGCCAAAgcaattgggggggggggggggattttgatttaatgaattCAACCTCACTTTTTGTTTAGGGGTAACAAGTACACGGTTTGATCAAATTATTCCATTCCTGAATGAAATGTAGTGGATTAGTATTCATTTTTGTACATTTGATTTAAAAGGTTTACACTGTAAGTTATGTGCTGTGTGCAACAGGACAAAGATTAAATGGGTCAcattacaaaaccaacagacaagctgttcatttcatttgtattaTCTTTTACCAGCTGTCATTGAAtctagaaattaaaaaaaaaaaaattgtttttctcATAGCGTAAGTAGCACACAAATGGGGAGACCAGAAAACCAAATCTCAAACTTTGCATCACACACCTGATGAAGTATCTATGaatctttgtctgtctgtctgtctgtctgtctgtctgtgcagAGTAAAGAGGAGCAAGCCCAGATCACCAACCAAGTGACCGGTCAGATTGGCTGGAGGAGGGAGGGCATCAAGTACCGCCGCAACGAGCTCTTCCTCGACGTGCTCGAGAACGTCAACCTGCTCATGTCGCCGCAAGGTGTGTGGTTCAAAAGGGTGTCTTTGCTTTCATGATCCAGTCACAAGTGCAGATGTACAGCATGCAACATATACTTCTTGGGGGTTTTAGTTTTCGTGAATTGTTCAAGTTGCGTGCTGTTCGCGAAGTTGATAAAACAGAAATTTTAATTCTGATCTGACATGAGTGcaatgtgcatgcatacatttttccATCCATTGCTGTATTCCATGTTCGCGCAGTTAGCCACTTGCTGAAATGTCAGAAAGTCctcattcatgaaaaattagacttgctagaTCTTTGGCGTTTACAGGAACTGTCCTCCCCTCCCCAAGAATTGAATAAGACAGATATCGCATGGGCTCTCAATAAAAAGAAGCTTACTTCTTCAGTTTTGACTGGCATATGCCATAACCCTTTATGTACCCAGGCATTTCGTGTAACTTGCTATCAGTTTTCATCAGCAGTCTGATAATTCCTCAAAACTCAACATAACACGTAGTTGGCTGTTAGCCATCCCACTGAGGCATAACAATGTGCACAAGTTTGCCTGGTGACAAATTAAGAATAAAGGGGATTAGGCAGTCTATTAATTGGAAGGTAGTTTCAAGATACTTGTGCCATTTGGCGTAGGAAGCACTCTTGTAGAGGTGGTAATTGTCGAATCAAGCATAGTAAGGGTTAACAAGCGATGCAGGCTTCACAGTGTTGATATTGGTAGCCATTGTTAGATAGAATGGTACATATAATACTGGTCAGTATGTGTCGGCAAAAACAACTGCAACGTCATCTAACGTTACGTCACATTGACATAGAAGATGATTTGGGCATGCCTGATCTGTTGCCCCTTGTCAGAGTGGTTaatttttatatattcatttattattattatttttaatttttttattttttatttatttatttgtttatttatgtatttatttatttatttatttatttatttttatttttatttatttatttttttttttgggggggggcaaattttGCATTCACATAGTGTACCttcaatacatacatgtaaaccaGATATTGTAATTTGACAAGGTTGGATAACACTGTGTTGCAGAGTGCTATGGGAACTTCATCATGGCAGTTAAATTGGATGCTatgaaaagaaacacaaaatgtcctcctcctcctcctccttcttcatcttcattgttttcttctttcttttcttctttcttttcttctcatcCCATTACTATATTGTTATTAGtagtattattgtttttgtaGCAGAAATAGTAGTGAAATTATAGTGAAGTAGTAATaatagttgtagttgtagtaatAGGAaaagtagttgtagtagtaatagtgtcatcatcatcattatcatcacaattTCCGTTGTTTCCTTTGTTGGTATAGGCCAGGTGTTGAGTGCCCACGTGGCTGGCAGGGTAGTGATGAAGAGCTACCTGAGCGGGATGCCTGAATGCAAGTTTGGCATGAACGACAAGATCACGCTAGACAAGCAGGGGAAAGGAGATGACCCAGCCAAGAGGTTAGTCCCACTTATTTACTTTGGTGTGAGTGTCTGGTACAGTGAGGGAATACTGGGATGAGTCACTCCCACGTCTTTGCATTGGACTTTGTAGAGAGATGCATTAATGGATAGATGGTAATAAtgtgaaaatcacatttttatcTGATTTATTGCAGTTTTATAgagatgatttgatttgacGTTCTGCGCGATGTACGCCATCACGAAAAACTATCGCGgtgatgtttcatgacttttttcttttgagtctctCGCATCTTTTGACATCAAATTTGCGTTGCCCAGGCACGCAGTTCCGAAGtgatgcataaatatgtacatgtacatgccttTTAGAccaaaaattgatcaaaaacatgaattcatgtatgatttcaatgcaaactggtTACAGGCAAATGTCACAAAAGCATAATTATTTTTGGGTTTAATTGATTAAAATCTATAACATATTTtcatgttcggaacaatgtcgcggacaaatttcatcgaaaaaaaaaatgaaaagcgcaaaaagtaaaaacaacaaagaaatacattagaaattcaaaaagacaataaaatacttaagaaattttctgatggcacaatttgtttttcttacaatgtacatttgctattgacactaaaaagaatatttacacaaaaaatgtgccagCTTTGAGCTTTATTGAGTGATTATACCAAATAGTCTGACTTCATgtatcattatgcataaattagcataaatgatagtttttttgaaaaattaacttcacGGTATTGTAGATTACGTCGCAGGCAATGTGTATGCCAATTTTCATTGCGATTGCCCAGTCAACGGCAGAgatcatctacctaaatagcccggcctggttagggttaaattGTCTTTCTGAGATACAAAGTTTGACAACTCCATCACTGATGCTATGCAGTTTTAAGTTTACCTCTTTATGTGCAAATTTTCAGGCTGATTGTGATgttctgaaatacatgtacgtctTTTGTCAGAGATGAATATTCCTTTCTGTCTTTGGACAATCTTTTCTTGTTAGTGATACAACTCTCCTGAAAAGGTTTTATTCTCTAAAATGAGACAGCGCTCCTTGATTTGCCATCTACGCCAGTCACTGGCTTTTGCCGTCGAGTTTTGAAGTGTCATCCTCCTTTCTACTTCTCCCTGCAGCAAATCGTCGATAGCCATCGATGACTGCACATTCCACCAGTGTGTGAAGCTGAGCAAGTTCGAGTCGGAGCGCAGCATCAGTTTCATCCCCCCGGACGGCGAGTTTGAGCTCATGAAGTGAGTCTGATATTGGAGGCTACTTTAAACCTCTGCCTCCATTTAGTGCTGGATGCATTGCTTTGTTGGGTGTCTGTCCATCCACTTTTCCTAGATCTCATCAACGCagtttgaaaaaataaaatgaaattgataaattagTGATTTGTTGATATTTGGCCCATGCATGCTACTTGTTGTGAAGATACACCCACTAGATACGGGGCAGAATCCTTCATTATTGTGAGCTATGGAATTCAGGCTCGATGTCTTGTTTTCCAGCCATGGCTTCAAGTGTGAATGTCTGGTGGGAATGTATTTTAATGAGGAGGATAGAAGTGAAGTTGGAAATGTTTCCACACTGGACTAAT of Diadema setosum chromosome 15, eeDiaSeto1, whole genome shotgun sequence contains these proteins:
- the LOC140238891 gene encoding AP-2 complex subunit mu, encoding MLGGLFIYNHKGEVLISRVFRDDIGRNAVDAFRVNVIHARQQVRSPVTNMARTSFFHIKRGNVWVAAVTKQNVNAPMVFEFLAKLMEVMTSYFGKVTEDNIKNNFVLIYELLDEILDYGYPQNTDTGILKTFITQQGVKSSSKEEQAQITNQVTGQIGWRREGIKYRRNELFLDVLENVNLLMSPQGQVLSAHVAGRVVMKSYLSGMPECKFGMNDKITLDKQGKGDDPAKSKSSIAIDDCTFHQCVKLSKFESERSISFIPPDGEFELMKYRTTKDISLPFRVIPLVREVGRTKMEVKVVLKSNFKPTILGQKIEVRIPTPLNTSGVQVICMKGKAKYKSSENAIVWKIKRMSGMKESQISAEIELLPTNDKKKWARPPISMNFEVPFAASGLKVRYLKVFEPKLNYSDHDVIKWVRYISRSGLYETRS